Proteins from one uncultured Cohaesibacter sp. genomic window:
- a CDS encoding oxidoreductase: MNEHTISQNKIENWREDRLPDLSGKCFVITGGNSGIGLEAAQMLGRKGADLILACRSTQKAASARMILEATCTGTINLVTLDLADRSSICRASDGVRAITQRIDGLINNAGIMQTPKRQTADGFELQFGTNHLGHFLWTSLLLDRVEAAGGRVVQVSSIAHRLGRIHFGDLMGEKKYSSTKAYAQSKLANLMFALELDRRLAKEQSPAIAIACHPGYSNTNLQSTGPTGLLNMIYKPLNALIAQPSALGAVPTVLAAAGLEAQRGAYYGPTGFLDMRGPVSLSHIAPHALDLERSARLWAESERLLGISFLSQD; this comes from the coding sequence ATGAACGAACACACTATTTCACAAAACAAGATTGAAAATTGGCGTGAAGACCGCTTGCCGGACCTTTCCGGCAAGTGCTTTGTCATCACTGGCGGCAACTCCGGTATCGGCCTTGAGGCTGCTCAGATGCTTGGACGTAAGGGTGCCGACCTCATATTGGCGTGCCGGTCGACACAAAAAGCCGCCTCGGCGCGCATGATACTCGAGGCCACTTGCACCGGCACAATCAACCTGGTGACCCTTGACCTGGCAGACCGCTCCAGCATCTGTAGGGCGTCTGATGGCGTGCGCGCGATCACTCAGCGCATCGATGGGCTCATCAACAATGCGGGCATCATGCAGACACCAAAGCGTCAGACAGCAGATGGATTTGAATTGCAGTTCGGCACCAACCATCTGGGTCATTTTCTCTGGACCAGCCTGCTGTTGGATCGGGTGGAAGCGGCAGGCGGGCGCGTGGTTCAGGTCTCTTCCATCGCCCATCGTCTGGGCCGCATTCATTTTGGCGATCTGATGGGAGAAAAGAAATACTCCTCAACCAAGGCTTACGCGCAAAGCAAGTTGGCCAATCTGATGTTTGCCCTTGAGCTGGATCGACGTCTTGCCAAAGAGCAGAGCCCGGCCATCGCCATTGCCTGCCATCCGGGATATTCCAACACTAACCTACAAAGCACCGGCCCGACAGGTCTGTTGAACATGATCTACAAGCCTCTCAATGCTCTTATTGCCCAACCAAGCGCATTGGGCGCAGTCCCTACCGTATTAGCGGCCGCCGGTTTGGAAGCGCAGCGAGGCGCCTATTATGGCCCGACCGGCTTTCTCGACATGCGCGGGCCGGTTTCGCTCAGCCACATCGCCCCCCATGCACTGGATCTGGAGCGCTCAGCGCGCTTGTGGGCCGAGAGCGAGAGGCTGCTTGGTATTTCTTTCTTGAGTCAAGACTAA
- a CDS encoding TetR/AcrR family transcriptional regulator, with protein MIFCQYGFRKASMEDIAKAAGLSRQSIYKKFKSKEGVFEWAIMALTQDAHAAAMAALNDESQQGPERIIEAFDRWAGDFVPMIRGTPHGSEVLERALEIFRQKGHAGDDLLYSNMARLLIKCELASNRQQADDKVFALSASAKGLLLRAESPQEFTAGMARIVKAIS; from the coding sequence ATGATCTTTTGCCAGTACGGCTTCCGAAAAGCCTCAATGGAAGACATTGCAAAGGCTGCCGGCTTGTCGCGCCAATCGATCTACAAAAAATTCAAATCCAAGGAAGGTGTTTTTGAGTGGGCCATCATGGCTCTGACCCAAGACGCGCATGCAGCCGCCATGGCTGCTTTGAATGATGAGAGCCAGCAAGGTCCGGAGCGCATCATAGAGGCATTTGATCGTTGGGCTGGCGATTTCGTGCCCATGATACGCGGCACACCGCATGGCTCGGAGGTTTTGGAGCGCGCTCTGGAGATCTTTCGCCAAAAGGGGCATGCAGGAGATGACCTGCTTTATTCCAATATGGCGCGGCTACTGATCAAATGTGAATTGGCAAGCAACAGGCAACAGGCTGATGATAAGGTTTTTGCGCTTTCAGCCAGTGCAAAAGGGCTTCTGCTGCGCGCAGAAAGCCCGCAGGAATTCACCGCAGGCATGGCGCGTATCGTCAAGGCAATTTCATAG
- a CDS encoding BA14K family protein translates to MKLTYLVALALVFSAFGSFALPTTATAQFAPPPPRSWNRPPPVRRWRPPVRRYYPRWRPRPRVIYRPPPPRYCNVRACSMRYRSFRAWDCTFQPYNGPRRRCRL, encoded by the coding sequence ATGAAACTCACCTATCTGGTCGCTTTGGCATTGGTCTTCTCCGCGTTTGGCAGCTTTGCTCTTCCAACCACGGCAACCGCCCAGTTTGCGCCCCCTCCGCCACGCAGCTGGAACCGCCCTCCGCCCGTCAGGCGTTGGCGTCCTCCGGTCAGACGGTATTATCCGCGCTGGCGTCCACGGCCAAGGGTCATCTATCGGCCACCACCACCACGCTATTGTAACGTTCGTGCCTGCTCGATGCGGTATCGCAGCTTCCGCGCTTGGGATTGCACATTCCAACCTTACAATGGTCCGCGTCGTCGGTGCAGACTCTGA
- a CDS encoding EamA family transporter: MSAAIIPPSQAGTPVRESAKASTMSGKDIGLYGMMIVVWGTSWIAMAHQVEIVPALITGVYRFTLAAAVTFLWALLGKYPLRFPLQVHLRLAMVGVFMFSSNFVMFYFAAGYIASGLMAVIFSLVSLFNIILSALFLGMRPTKLGMVGTVLGLSGIGLIFWPEISVNAGDQGVLYGLGFGLGGTLLFCTGNILSVSNRKFDIPLISANCWCLTYGSLWLLCLALVLDVPFMMDWSVEYWIAMAWLVIMASVVAFWGYMTLLGSIGPARAGYLTVLFPIVALLLSTLFEGYQWSLWGLIGLAAIIAGNILVMRSGRKQAAL, from the coding sequence ATGAGCGCAGCAATCATTCCTCCTTCTCAGGCAGGAACTCCGGTTCGTGAATCCGCCAAGGCCTCCACTATGTCCGGCAAGGATATAGGGCTTTATGGTATGATGATCGTCGTCTGGGGGACCAGTTGGATCGCTATGGCCCATCAGGTCGAAATCGTGCCCGCTCTGATCACCGGCGTCTACCGCTTCACGCTTGCTGCTGCCGTGACCTTCCTATGGGCCTTGCTGGGCAAGTATCCGCTGCGCTTTCCTCTGCAGGTGCATCTGCGGCTGGCAATGGTCGGCGTCTTCATGTTTTCGTCCAACTTCGTCATGTTCTATTTCGCTGCAGGCTATATCGCCTCCGGTCTCATGGCGGTGATCTTCTCGCTGGTCAGCCTCTTCAACATCATCCTAAGCGCTCTGTTTCTTGGCATGCGTCCAACGAAATTGGGCATGGTGGGCACGGTGCTGGGATTATCTGGGATCGGGCTGATTTTCTGGCCCGAAATCAGCGTCAATGCTGGCGACCAAGGAGTTCTGTATGGGCTGGGCTTTGGCCTCGGAGGGACGCTGCTCTTCTGCACCGGCAACATTCTGTCTGTCTCGAACAGGAAATTCGACATACCGCTCATCAGTGCTAACTGTTGGTGCCTGACTTATGGTTCTCTCTGGCTTCTCTGTCTGGCGTTGGTGCTTGATGTGCCCTTCATGATGGACTGGAGTGTGGAATACTGGATTGCCATGGCCTGGCTGGTCATCATGGCTTCTGTAGTGGCCTTTTGGGGCTATATGACCCTGCTGGGCTCCATTGGACCGGCGCGGGCAGGCTATCTCACCGTGCTTTTCCCGATTGTCGCGTTGCTGCTGTCCACCCTGTTTGAGGGCTATCAATGGTCCTTGTGGGGGCTCATCGGGCTGGCGGCGATCATTGCGGGCAATATTCTGGTCATGCGAAGTGGCCGCAAGCAAGCTGCCCTTTAG
- a CDS encoding LysR substrate-binding domain-containing protein: MNALLDLDQLRTFIAIAETGSFTKAAEQVNKTQSAVSMQMRRLEERVGQTIFVRDGRQSRVTDAGLRLLDYARRMLSLNAETIAAFSSDAMSGKVRLGLPDDYAPRLLPTVLASFATTHPNIEIEVVCEQSSCIHRRIQDGRLDLGIVTHGNRTQERNGRIIRSEPLLWVSSAHHSVHCQSTIPLALGTKTCSWRAAATEALSKAGKKYRIAYVSSSAAAHTGAVMAGLAISVLPESALTSDMRVLGEREGFPEMKHCDIALLRSENARDRIHNALAAHIVNALDNVSGGAALAAE; encoded by the coding sequence ATGAACGCCCTTCTCGATCTGGACCAGCTTCGAACTTTCATTGCTATTGCCGAAACTGGTAGCTTCACCAAGGCCGCCGAGCAGGTCAACAAGACGCAGTCCGCTGTGTCCATGCAGATGCGTCGGTTGGAAGAACGGGTTGGACAAACGATCTTCGTGCGCGATGGCCGCCAGAGTCGTGTTACAGACGCCGGCCTGCGTTTGCTGGACTATGCAAGGCGCATGCTGTCTCTGAACGCAGAAACCATCGCCGCCTTTTCCTCCGATGCCATGTCCGGTAAGGTCCGCCTCGGATTGCCTGACGATTATGCGCCAAGATTGCTGCCAACGGTTCTGGCCAGTTTTGCCACTACCCACCCCAACATAGAGATTGAAGTGGTATGCGAGCAAAGCTCCTGCATCCATCGGCGCATTCAGGACGGGCGGCTGGATCTGGGCATTGTTACCCATGGCAATCGGACACAAGAACGCAATGGACGCATTATCCGCTCGGAGCCCCTGTTGTGGGTTTCTTCTGCGCATCACTCCGTGCATTGCCAGTCGACCATTCCATTGGCCCTTGGCACCAAGACCTGCTCTTGGCGGGCGGCGGCCACTGAGGCTCTTTCCAAAGCCGGAAAGAAATATCGCATTGCCTATGTCAGCTCCTCTGCAGCAGCCCACACCGGCGCCGTAATGGCTGGTCTGGCGATTTCCGTGTTGCCGGAGAGCGCCCTTACTTCGGACATGCGGGTTCTGGGAGAACGGGAAGGCTTCCCCGAAATGAAGCATTGTGATATCGCCCTGTTACGCTCGGAGAATGCGCGAGACCGAATCCATAATGCGCTGGCCGCTCATATCGTCAATGCACTGGACAATGTTTCCGGCGGAGCTGCGCTGGCCGCAGAATAA
- a CDS encoding DUF1127 domain-containing protein — protein MLTVFLNSAFSSAMAGLARLVTAGATIMRNRAALKSLRELDERTLADIGLTRGDVITAASQPLHKDPMLIDPFDAKRRIHARELEVLARWARPEIEERQPLPAEKLTAIEQTPVCCGSEGA, from the coding sequence ATGCTGACAGTATTTCTGAATTCTGCATTCTCATCGGCAATGGCCGGCCTTGCTCGCCTTGTGACTGCGGGGGCGACCATCATGCGTAACCGCGCTGCCCTGAAGAGTCTTCGGGAGTTGGATGAGCGCACCTTGGCTGATATCGGCCTGACACGAGGAGATGTGATCACCGCTGCATCGCAGCCGCTTCACAAGGATCCGATGCTGATCGATCCGTTCGATGCAAAGCGCCGGATTCATGCCCGTGAACTGGAAGTGCTGGCACGCTGGGCGCGGCCAGAGATTGAAGAGAGACAGCCGCTTCCAGCAGAGAAATTGACCGCAATCGAACAGACGCCGGTTTGTTGCGGATCAGAGGGAGCCTAG
- a CDS encoding lactate utilization protein produces MSERHDNSAAKSAILGKIRRSLASVSEGADPNRNKARQEVQERLASRPKGIVPKRAQVGHYEKVAMFMDYAERVSSTTARIGSYDDLPGAITQYLRDHNLPQAIVMGEEPRLKAVNWRTEPQLVRTIGPSDGTDLVGVNHAMGGVAETGTAVLASGPDNPTTINFLPENHIIVLDANDIAGDYESIHDQLRDMSGTAHMPRALNMITGPSRSGDIEQKIMLGAHGPRAVHVIVIG; encoded by the coding sequence ATGAGTGAGCGTCACGACAACAGCGCAGCCAAATCAGCCATCCTTGGCAAGATCCGCCGGTCCCTCGCCTCTGTCAGCGAAGGCGCCGACCCGAACCGCAATAAGGCGCGTCAAGAGGTGCAAGAGCGCCTCGCATCCAGACCAAAAGGCATCGTGCCCAAGCGAGCTCAGGTGGGCCATTATGAGAAGGTCGCCATGTTCATGGACTATGCCGAGCGGGTCTCTTCGACCACGGCACGCATTGGCAGCTATGATGACTTGCCCGGTGCCATCACCCAGTATTTGCGGGACCATAATCTGCCACAAGCCATCGTCATGGGGGAAGAACCGCGTCTGAAAGCGGTAAACTGGCGCACGGAACCGCAACTGGTGCGCACGATTGGCCCCTCTGACGGCACAGACCTTGTGGGCGTCAATCACGCGATGGGGGGAGTGGCCGAAACCGGCACAGCCGTGCTCGCATCAGGGCCGGACAACCCGACCACCATCAACTTCCTGCCTGAGAACCACATAATCGTCCTCGACGCCAACGACATTGCGGGCGATTATGAGAGCATTCACGACCAGTTGCGTGATATGAGTGGCACGGCTCACATGCCGCGCGCACTCAATATGATCACCGGCCCGTCACGCTCGGGAGACATCGAGCAGAAAATCATGCTCGGAGCCCACGGGCCGCGCGCCGTGCATGTGATTGTCATCGGCTAA
- a CDS encoding LutB/LldF family L-lactate oxidation iron-sulfur protein, with protein MEIKSHDFKKNASDALADATLQKALKNVEAGFIGKRQASVDALPEFEDLRDLGRDIKTHALKHLDVYLEDYEKKVTASGGHVHWAETAQDACEIVRDICHSVGARTMTKGKSMISEEMQLNAFLEADGMEVTETDLGEYIIQLRGEHPSHIIAPAVHVTKDQVEADFRRAHTNLDPNRNLDDPVTLLGEAREVLREKYFAADVGITGANFLVAESGSSVIVTNEGNGDLTQTLSRVHIVLASIEKVIPTLNDLDVFLRLLARSATGQEQSVYTTISTGPRRPEDPDGPEEYHVVLLDNGRSEMLGTDFEEMLRCIRCGACINHCPVYHAVGGHAYGWVYPGPMGSVLTPSLVGVDKAGHLPNASTLCGRCESVCPMRIPLPKMLRHWREREYERHLNPTPQRWGLKGWAYFARRPKLYHRTMRIGMRVMKYLAPQTALMRRLPAAGGWTKHREFPAPEGKTFQQMWAEREAGRGQTKGDAA; from the coding sequence ATGGAAATCAAGTCACACGATTTCAAGAAGAATGCAAGCGACGCGCTTGCTGACGCCACTCTACAAAAGGCCCTCAAGAATGTCGAGGCAGGCTTTATCGGCAAGCGGCAAGCCTCGGTTGATGCTCTGCCCGAGTTTGAGGATCTGCGCGATCTGGGGCGCGATATCAAGACACACGCCCTCAAGCATCTGGATGTCTATCTGGAAGATTACGAGAAGAAGGTAACAGCCAGCGGCGGCCATGTGCATTGGGCGGAAACGGCTCAGGATGCCTGCGAGATCGTACGCGATATCTGTCACTCGGTCGGTGCGCGAACGATGACCAAGGGCAAATCGATGATCTCGGAGGAAATGCAGCTCAATGCCTTTCTCGAAGCCGATGGCATGGAAGTGACCGAGACCGACCTTGGCGAATATATTATCCAGCTTAGGGGGGAACATCCCAGCCATATCATCGCGCCTGCGGTGCATGTGACCAAGGATCAGGTGGAAGCAGACTTCCGCCGTGCCCACACCAATCTTGACCCGAACCGCAATCTGGATGATCCGGTCACCCTGCTTGGTGAAGCGCGAGAGGTGTTGCGCGAGAAATATTTCGCAGCCGATGTCGGCATCACGGGCGCCAACTTTCTGGTGGCCGAAAGCGGCTCGTCGGTGATCGTGACCAACGAGGGCAATGGTGACCTGACGCAAACCCTCAGCCGGGTGCATATCGTGCTGGCATCCATCGAGAAAGTGATCCCGACCCTTAATGATCTGGATGTCTTCCTGCGCCTGTTGGCCCGCTCGGCCACGGGACAGGAACAGAGCGTTTACACCACCATTTCCACCGGTCCGCGCCGGCCCGAAGACCCTGACGGGCCGGAAGAGTATCATGTCGTGCTGCTGGACAACGGTCGCTCGGAAATGCTGGGCACGGATTTTGAAGAAATGCTGCGCTGCATCCGCTGCGGGGCCTGCATCAACCATTGCCCGGTCTATCATGCCGTGGGCGGCCATGCCTATGGCTGGGTCTATCCAGGGCCAATGGGGTCCGTTTTGACGCCATCCCTTGTCGGAGTGGACAAGGCAGGTCATCTACCCAATGCCTCAACGCTGTGCGGGCGCTGCGAGAGTGTCTGCCCGATGCGCATCCCCCTGCCCAAGATGCTGCGTCATTGGCGCGAGAGGGAATATGAGCGCCATCTCAACCCCACACCACAACGTTGGGGGCTCAAGGGCTGGGCCTATTTTGCACGCCGCCCCAAGCTTTATCACCGCACAATGCGCATTGGCATGCGGGTGATGAAATATCTGGCACCACAAACAGCCCTGATGCGTCGCCTGCCCGCCGCCGGAGGATGGACCAAGCATCGCGAGTTCCCTGCCCCTGAGGGCAAGACCTTCCAGCAGATGTGGGCGGAGCGTGAGGCCGGACGTGGGCAGACGAAGGGAGATGCGGCATGA
- a CDS encoding (Fe-S)-binding protein — translation MNQIEMNFSAPSTPDQKRDGSKGTDKTGKTVGLFVTCLVDLFRPTVGFAAVKLLEDAGFTLEVPKDQTCCGQPAYNSGDKDDARALAKQVITAFEGYDYVVAPSGSCAGMIRKHYPSLLADEPQWADRAAAVVSKTYELVSFLVDVAGIETVSSHFTGSVTYHDSCSGLRELGIKDQPRKLLASVPGVDLKEMVDNDVCCGFGGTFSVKYPDISNAIVGKKTDNITKAGAGTLLAGDMGCLMNMAGKLKRDGSAIQVRHIAEVLADMADGPAIGEKSGR, via the coding sequence ATGAACCAGATTGAAATGAATTTCTCCGCCCCCTCCACGCCAGACCAGAAGAGGGATGGCTCCAAAGGCACGGATAAGACCGGCAAGACTGTCGGTCTGTTTGTCACCTGCCTTGTTGATCTGTTCCGGCCAACGGTGGGATTTGCAGCGGTCAAACTGTTGGAAGACGCGGGCTTTACGCTGGAAGTGCCCAAAGACCAGACCTGCTGTGGGCAGCCCGCCTATAACTCGGGCGACAAGGACGATGCCAGAGCGCTGGCCAAACAGGTAATCACGGCGTTCGAAGGGTATGATTATGTGGTCGCGCCATCCGGCTCCTGCGCGGGCATGATCCGCAAGCACTATCCGTCCCTTCTGGCCGATGAGCCACAATGGGCGGACCGTGCAGCTGCTGTCGTAAGCAAAACCTATGAATTGGTCAGCTTTCTGGTGGATGTGGCCGGGATCGAGACCGTGTCCTCCCATTTCACAGGCTCGGTCACCTATCATGATAGCTGCTCAGGCCTCCGAGAACTCGGCATCAAGGATCAGCCGCGCAAGCTTCTGGCTTCGGTTCCCGGTGTGGACCTCAAGGAGATGGTTGACAATGATGTCTGCTGCGGCTTTGGCGGCACCTTCAGTGTCAAGTATCCCGATATTTCCAACGCCATCGTCGGCAAGAAAACCGACAATATCACCAAGGCCGGAGCGGGCACCTTGCTTGCTGGCGACATGGGATGCCTGATGAATATGGCGGGCAAGCTCAAGCGCGACGGGTCGGCCATTCAGGTGCGCCATATTGCCGAAGTGCTGGCCGACATGGCCGATGGTCCGGCTATTGGCGAGAAATCCGGTCGCTAG
- a CDS encoding GNAT family N-acetyltransferase, translated as MTLSLATSLSIATPDDAQAIAELKVICWRDAYEGLMPKASLDGLNAAEEVPHWRDWLADESAGLVARLLWLDGTFVGYGLAGPMRLGDRPGKEIKADGELYALYIHPDFQRRTFGRTLLSALVDAMMTEGYKSIGVWMIGGNMRAEQFYLKLGAEEVTKRVEIHHGRISYREKGWIWSDLPKLAARLTIRPV; from the coding sequence ATGACCTTATCGTTGGCTACCTCCCTGTCGATTGCAACGCCAGATGACGCCCAAGCCATTGCCGAGCTGAAAGTGATCTGCTGGCGCGATGCCTATGAAGGGCTGATGCCCAAAGCCAGTCTCGATGGTTTGAATGCCGCAGAAGAAGTACCCCATTGGCGCGATTGGCTGGCTGACGAGTCTGCCGGGCTTGTGGCTCGCTTGCTGTGGCTGGATGGTACATTTGTGGGCTATGGTCTGGCTGGGCCGATGCGGCTGGGGGATCGACCAGGCAAGGAAATCAAAGCCGATGGCGAGCTCTATGCTCTTTATATTCACCCGGATTTCCAGCGTCGCACGTTCGGACGGACGCTTTTGTCTGCGCTCGTTGATGCAATGATGACTGAAGGGTACAAGAGCATCGGGGTATGGATGATTGGTGGCAATATGCGGGCCGAACAATTCTACCTCAAGCTGGGCGCTGAAGAGGTTACCAAACGGGTGGAGATCCACCATGGCCGCATCAGCTATCGCGAAAAGGGCTGGATCTGGAGCGATCTGCCCAAGCTTGCGGCACGATTGACGATCCGCCCGGTCTAG
- a CDS encoding cytochrome c family protein produces MKRLVAVAGMFFLASTLGAFAEGDAAKGEKVFKKCKACHQIGEGAENKVGPQLNGVVGRVIGSVDGYKYSDGYLALGEQGETWDEEKLMAYLLDPKDFLKEAGVKRKSKMTFKLKKEDQREDVIAYLKTFSAE; encoded by the coding sequence ATGAAACGTTTGGTTGCTGTTGCCGGAATGTTTTTCCTTGCTTCCACTCTGGGCGCTTTCGCTGAAGGCGATGCTGCAAAGGGTGAGAAAGTTTTCAAGAAATGCAAAGCCTGCCATCAGATCGGTGAAGGGGCTGAAAACAAGGTGGGCCCACAGCTCAACGGCGTTGTCGGCCGCGTGATCGGCTCCGTTGATGGCTACAAATATTCCGACGGCTATCTCGCACTGGGCGAGCAGGGCGAAACCTGGGATGAAGAAAAGCTGATGGCTTATCTTTTGGATCCTAAGGATTTCCTCAAGGAAGCTGGCGTGAAAAGAAAATCAAAGATGACCTTCAAGCTGAAAAAGGAAGATCAGCGCGAAGACGTCATTGCCTATCTGAAAACATTTTCTGCCGAATAG
- a CDS encoding GGDEF domain-containing protein: MNASSNVPERDLYAIYDDLSDGVMIMGPTGKELYRNKAMKRLPDHLENRLMSFVGIDECICEKSRHEKLVSRSQMEGWSFNCYAYGSGKLILVKFDDQLGKQIKALRAEFSDAIRDGMPAASAAMQVLRNHVNSRWVAIGSLDFKTRSVVFDLCYDGAHLQANRLPSLKCFADSKPCEHSPLMTADLSAHFINSDEIAAYGIGHVIGMSMHNHRDECVGYALLADEAEPNQMSQSVTLLKELAVLYGPYFEVSSAHQKVSKAVADANTDVVTGHGNRRALESYLQGCLDEMQREQDESDVLTLFDSRAMRNSVVMLLDLDGFKRVNDVLGHGEGDRALRLVADSLQEIDSNSRVFRFGGDELVQVFPRAGNLDSDELRLYVNDVERKLDSHGFKGLGLSLGIVHLFEGDGSYASLMTLADARMYHEKRLRSVAFI, from the coding sequence ATGAACGCTAGTTCAAACGTGCCTGAAAGGGACCTTTACGCGATCTATGATGACCTGAGTGATGGTGTCATGATCATGGGGCCTACAGGCAAAGAACTTTATCGAAACAAGGCCATGAAGCGTCTTCCGGACCATCTGGAAAACCGCCTCATGAGTTTTGTCGGGATCGATGAGTGCATTTGCGAGAAAAGTCGGCACGAAAAACTTGTCTCCCGCTCTCAAATGGAAGGCTGGAGCTTTAATTGCTATGCCTATGGCTCGGGCAAGTTGATTCTCGTAAAATTTGACGACCAGCTGGGTAAACAGATCAAGGCCTTGCGGGCGGAATTCTCTGATGCGATCCGTGATGGCATGCCTGCGGCCTCAGCTGCAATGCAGGTGCTGCGCAATCACGTCAATTCACGCTGGGTTGCCATCGGTAGCCTCGATTTCAAGACCCGGAGCGTTGTGTTCGATCTGTGCTATGATGGTGCGCATCTTCAGGCAAACCGGCTGCCTTCGCTCAAATGCTTTGCTGATAGCAAGCCCTGTGAACATAGTCCTCTGATGACGGCAGATCTCTCGGCGCATTTCATCAATAGTGACGAAATCGCAGCTTACGGCATTGGCCATGTGATCGGCATGAGCATGCACAATCATCGCGATGAATGCGTGGGCTATGCATTGCTGGCCGATGAAGCCGAGCCAAACCAGATGAGCCAAAGCGTTACGCTGCTCAAGGAACTGGCCGTGCTCTATGGTCCCTATTTCGAGGTCAGTTCAGCCCATCAGAAGGTGAGCAAGGCCGTCGCTGATGCCAACACGGATGTTGTGACCGGTCATGGCAACCGGCGGGCGCTGGAAAGCTATTTGCAAGGATGCCTTGATGAAATGCAGCGTGAGCAGGACGAGTCCGACGTGCTCACCCTGTTTGACAGCAGGGCCATGCGCAATTCTGTTGTTATGTTGCTCGATCTGGATGGCTTCAAGCGGGTCAACGATGTTTTGGGCCATGGGGAAGGCGACAGGGCCTTGCGCCTCGTTGCCGATAGTCTGCAGGAAATAGATAGCAACAGCCGTGTCTTCCGTTTTGGTGGGGACGAGCTGGTACAGGTCTTCCCGCGCGCGGGCAATCTGGATTCCGATGAATTGCGTCTCTATGTCAACGATGTTGAGAGAAAGCTCGATAGCCACGGTTTCAAGGGGCTGGGGCTCAGCCTCGGGATCGTTCACCTATTCGAAGGCGACGGCTCCTACGCGTCGCTGATGACCCTTGCAGATGCGCGTATGTATCATGAAAAGCGCCTGCGTTCGGTTGCTTTCATTTAG